In the genome of Kitasatospora cineracea, one region contains:
- a CDS encoding ribosomal protein L7/L12, producing the protein MAVEYALLICDQGPISVVLTDPGPRPFEVVKVVRRRTGLSLWHSKSLISDLPATILEDAAQEVAEATVRELLEAGAHAEVRE; encoded by the coding sequence ATGGCAGTCGAGTACGCCTTACTGATCTGCGACCAGGGGCCCATTTCGGTGGTTCTGACCGACCCCGGGCCGCGCCCCTTCGAGGTCGTGAAGGTGGTCCGTCGGAGGACCGGGTTGAGCCTGTGGCACAGCAAGTCCCTCATCAGCGACCTGCCGGCCACCATCCTCGAGGATGCAGCACAAGAGGTGGCTGAGGCCACGGTGCGCGAACTCCTCGAAGCGGGAGCCCACGCCGAGGTGCGGGAGTAG